The following coding sequences lie in one Bacillus oleivorans genomic window:
- a CDS encoding NAD(P)/FAD-dependent oxidoreductase yields the protein MILLKKPNIVILGAGYGGLMVATRLQKQLGVNEAEIFLVNKNDYHYETTWLHEASAGTLHHDKVRYDVASVIDKNKVTFIQDTVQKISTADKKVVLEGQELSYDYLVVALGAEPETFGIKGLHEYAFMISNVNSARQLREHIEYQFATYNNEAEKDDTRLRIVVGGAGFTGIEFLGELANRVPDLCKEYDIDYHKVKIICVEAAPTALPGFDPELVDYAVSHLERKGVEFKIGTAIKECTPDGFIVAKGENDVEEIKAKTVVWAAGVRGNSIVEESGFEAMRGRVKVEKTLSAPGHNDVFIIGDCALMINEEINRPYPPTAQISMQQGELCANNLVTLVRGKGNLQEFKFDDKGTVCSLGHDDGVGVVFGKKITGSKAAFMKKVVDNRALFMIGGPGLVLKKGKFNFF from the coding sequence TACTGTTGAAAAAGCCTAATATTGTTATTCTAGGGGCTGGATACGGTGGACTCATGGTAGCCACTCGTCTTCAAAAGCAACTAGGAGTAAATGAAGCAGAGATTTTTTTAGTAAACAAAAATGATTACCATTATGAAACTACATGGCTACATGAAGCATCTGCTGGAACTCTACATCATGATAAAGTCCGCTATGACGTTGCAAGCGTTATTGACAAAAATAAAGTAACATTTATTCAAGACACGGTGCAAAAAATCAGCACAGCTGATAAAAAAGTTGTCCTTGAAGGACAGGAATTATCATACGATTATCTAGTTGTTGCCCTGGGTGCTGAGCCAGAAACATTTGGAATCAAAGGTCTGCATGAATACGCTTTCATGATTTCTAATGTCAACTCTGCCAGACAGCTTAGAGAACATATTGAGTACCAATTTGCTACTTACAACAACGAAGCAGAAAAAGACGACACCCGCCTTAGAATTGTAGTTGGGGGAGCTGGATTTACCGGAATAGAATTCTTAGGTGAATTAGCAAACCGTGTGCCTGATCTTTGTAAAGAATACGATATCGATTACCATAAAGTAAAAATTATTTGTGTAGAGGCTGCACCAACTGCTTTACCTGGATTTGATCCTGAGCTAGTTGATTACGCGGTTTCTCATCTTGAAAGAAAAGGTGTTGAATTCAAGATCGGAACAGCGATTAAAGAATGTACACCTGATGGCTTTATCGTTGCGAAAGGTGAAAATGATGTTGAAGAAATTAAAGCGAAAACAGTTGTTTGGGCTGCTGGTGTAAGAGGAAATTCTATTGTTGAGGAATCTGGCTTTGAAGCAATGAGAGGCCGTGTAAAAGTTGAAAAAACACTTTCGGCTCCTGGACATAATGACGTATTTATCATTGGTGACTGTGCACTTATGATCAATGAAGAAATTAATCGTCCATATCCTCCAACTGCACAAATTTCTATGCAGCAAGGTGAACTATGTGCTAATAATCTTGTGACTCTTGTTCGCGGAAAAGGAAATCTTCAAGAGTTTAAATTTGATGATAAAGGTACTGTTTGTTCACTTGGTCATGATGATGGAGTGGGTGTTGTATTCGGCAAGAAGATTACAGGTTCTAAAGCTGCTTTTATGAAAAAGGTCGTTGATAACCGTGCTCTGTTCATGATTGGCGGACCTGGACTTGTACTGAAAAAAGGAAAATTTAATTTCTTTTAA